Proteins co-encoded in one Candida albicans SC5314 chromosome 3, complete sequence genomic window:
- a CDS encoding uncharacterized protein (Ortholog(s) have role in early endosome to late endosome transport, regulation of protein complex assembly, vacuolar acidification and RAVE complex, extrinsic component of membrane localization): MTITFIPGEVNKSNYSVAHSNWKNHHIIAYGSGNNLIITGGTVQPTNKNPNPFNVDKSLQTIYLDRDPSAIDINPENGYILVSIESKILVYKPMNEYMKIPKWQSSIEIDVNESTINCIKWASEENEIVVGTDSGLYLFYLYEEYGELKYRKRWQANQVNPVTEILVTPNSKMIMTKSGSFDRLIKVWTRISYGDENTLFEVTYLPHPQGTFVIDYHLKKQITEEDKKNEIDASMANIKNIRDYLNNATDEGEVIYSFCSDYKFRVWASCEHSGHNQINNWATLDLKEVFSKISTVIVIENYHLRETLIPALKNSDCTLFNGLDINDLDLLFVVSDTAEVKIYAITNISQCPPTKILFTPISGNYHFGKNEYPLINTQVKTEKISSSYIESEEFITTVLKPLLVKEICILNERVPFLTFLLHDRVKNTLRFNIMNIEKLARGSKLESVLINKYQGHTKSIRKLVKSNSSFSQNNVLLSISNFPQHNYIWEPMLLQTNTMSVTKRFQINVESGIVNAVIINDVEPPVDWKRRHIVVTTGRNNEISVWDCNGSTNDDQPADLITKVKTGVEKDPLVFVLTEYPDNTQAERKYCVVALYAHDQIKSWKLSLHYKQNKITDILFDEESVASLPQEEEIYQATAVDAFVSEANKSLIAVISKNGLLKSYSLNFDESIRWKKVSELETNVSAASKIHGSTVINKFAVVDSTGYKLSIWDVMQGVLEYEETFPESNGPVTDLDWTFLSASKMKSTSNALLSVGFSRFVLLYTQLRYDYTNKIPAYATLKKIDISDFTSHEIGDSIWLDGGYLIIGAGNQFFIDDRWVKLGSSAIDSTIRQLMSGYTDDDEEMVFDISYLVRVLNGPLPIFHPQFVIQALFIMQFTAVKKILVQLFQVIRRGDVITWDLNTDVENLFRNDEIYQPKRRMSLTLDTFTEFNDEVADLLIERLMKISLPLLTRHQQSTLISTIVIVKDFTKDMLVELDPNGIRYLISLKLSSTATATSTSSATTKKRLAQIQWAMMCKTPDILLEHVTKHYGGKIKWKEMKDSGMPFWVEKNSFTKLFEKMAALEFKDAPLGRICLYYLSLKKKDILIRLIKHKDDKEKNKIIGFMQKDFTQASNRSSALKNAYVLLGLHRYLDAAYFFLLADAPKDCCRILADKVDSDLAVAVAKVYGVEDIAENQLSISNMDYLHDPILLLNSDNFYKSELSETLIRICMIYTRMGCDYIALELLKNWKFADK; the protein is encoded by the coding sequence ATGACTATAACATTTATTCCAGGAGAAGTCAACAAGAGTAATTATTCTGTTGCGCATTCCAATTGGAAGAACCACCACATTATAGCATATGGTTCCGGTAACAACTTGATAATTACCGGTGGCACGGTTCAGCCAACTAACAAAAACCCAAATCCATTTAATGTAGACAAGAGCTTGCAAACAATATATTTGGATAGAGATCCACTGGCTATTGATATCAACCCTGAAAACGGATACATACTAGTTTCTATTGAGTCCAAAATTCTCGTCTATAAACCAATGAACGAGTATATGAAAATACCTAAATGGCAACTGAGTATTGAAATAGATGTCAACGAGTCTACAATAAACTGTATTAAGTGGGCATCAGaggaaaatgaaattgtcGTAGGTACGGATTCGGGATTATACTTGTTTTATTTGTACGAGGAATATGGGGAGTTGAAATATAGAAAACGATGGCAAGCAAATCAAGTTAACCCTGTTACTGAAATATTGGTAACCCCtaattcaaaaatgataatgacGAAAAGTGGACTGTTTGATCGGTTAATTAAAGTCTGGACAAGAATCAGCTATGGTGATGAAAACACTTTGTTTGAAGTAACCTATTTACCACATCCACAGGGGACGTTTGTGATCGATTATCATTTGAAGAAACAAATCACTGAAGAAGACAAAAAGAACGAAATAGATGCATCCATGGCTAACATCAAAAATATTCGAGACTATTTAAACAATGCGACCGATGAAGGTGAAGTTATCTATTCGTTTTGTTCGGACTACAAATTCAGAGTGTGGGCTTCATGTGAACATAGTGGTCATAACCAGATAAATAATTGGGCTACACTTGATTTGAAGGAAGTTTTCCTGAAGATAAGTACTGTTATTGTGATAGAGAATTACCATTTACGTGAGACATTGATCCCTGCCTTGAAGAATAGTGATTGCACTTTATTCAACGGTTTagatattaatgatttagatttattgtttgttgtaTCAGATACTGCAGAAGTAAAGATTTATGCTATCACAAATATCTCACAGTGTCCACCAAccaaaattctttttacACCAATATCAGGGAACTACCATTTTGGTAAGAATGAATATCCATTGATCAACACACAAGTAAAAACAGAGAAAATATCAAGCAGTTATATTGAATCGGAAGAGTTTATCACTACCGTATTGAAACCGCTATTAGTGAAAGAAATTTGCATATTAAATGAAAGAGTGCCCTTTTTAACCTTTTTGCTACATGACAGAGTTAAAAACACATTGAGATTTAATATTATGAATATCGAAAAGTTAGCACGTGGCTCCAAACTTGAATCTGTattgataaacaaatacCAAGGCCACACCAAATCAATTAGAAAGTTAGTCAAGTCAAACTCGTCTTTCTCACAGAACAATGTGTTGCTTTCCATTCTGAATTTCCCTCAACATAATTATATTTGGGAACCAATGTTGCTTCAAACTAATACCATGTCGGTGACTAAAAGATTCCAGATAAATGTTGAGTCAGGTATAGTGAATGCAGTGATAATCAATGATGTAGAGCCACCAGTTGATTGGAAACGAAGACACATTGTTGTTACCACAGGCAGGAACAACGAAATTAGTGTTTGGGATTGTAATGGCTCTACTAATGATGATCAACCCGCAGATTTAATTACCAAGGTTAAAACTGGGGTTGAGAAAGATCCATTGGTGTTTGTTTTAACCGAGTATCCTGATAATACTCAAGCAGAAAGAAAGTATTGTGTTGTGGCATTGTATGCCCATgatcaaataaaatcatGGAAACTTTCCTTACATTATAAACAGAATAAGATTACTGatatattatttgatgaagaaagCGTAGCTTCGCTTCCTCAAGAGGAAGAGATTTATCAAGCCACTGCCGTGGATGCGTTTGTCTCCGAGGCAAACAAAAGTTTAATTGCAGTGATTTCCAAAAATGGATTGCTAAAGAGCTATTCGTTAAATTTTGACGAGTCTATTAGATGGAAAAAAGTCAGTGAACTTGAAACAAATGTTTCCGCTGCTAGCAAGATTCATGGTTCAACTGttattaacaaatttgCTGTTGTGGATTCTACTGGTTATAAATTGTCAATATGGGATGTCATGCAGGGGGTGTTGGAATATGAAGAAACCTTCCCAGAATCAAATGGTCCAGTTACGGATTTGGACTGGACGTTTCTTAGTGCATCAAAGATGAAACTGACCTCAAATGCTCTTTTATCTGTTGGATTCAGTCGTTTTGTATTATTGTACACTCAGTTACGTTATGATTatacaaacaaaattcCAGCATATGCTacattgaagaagattGACATTTCCGATTTTACATCACATGAAATTGGAGACCTGATATGGCTAGATGGAGGCTACTTAATCATTGGTGCCggtaatcaatttttcattgatgaTAGGTGGGTGAAATTAGGGTCAAGTGCTATCGACAGTACCATACGTCAATTGATGAGTGGGTACACGGACGACGATGAAGAAATGgtatttgatatttcttATTTAGTTAGAGTTCTTAATGGTCCATTACCAATTTTCCATCCACAATTTGTGATACAAGCTTTGTTTATTATGCAATTTACTGCGGTGAAGAAAATACTTGTACAATTATTCCAAGTCATTCGAAGAGGAGATGTTATCACATGGGATTTGAACACTGATGTTGAGAACTTATTTCGTAATGATGAAATCTACCAGCCTAAACGAAGAATGTCATTAACTTTGGATACATTCACTGAGTTTAATGATGAGGTGGctgatttattgattgaGAGACTTATGAAAATATCCTTACCTTTGTTGACCCGACACCAGCAATCAACTTTGATTTCCACAATTGTTATAGTTAAAGATTTTACAAAGGATATGTTGGTAGAATTGGATCCTAATGGAATCAGATATTTAATTCTGTTGAAATTATCGAGTACTGCGACTGCCACATCAACATCTTCTGCAACCACAAAGAAACGATTAGCCCAAATACAATGGGCCATGATGTGTAAGACTCCTGACATTCTATTAGAACATGTTACTAAGCATTATGGAGGTAAAATTAAATGGAAGGAAATGAAAGATAGTGGTATGCCATTTTgggttgaaaaaaattcattcaCCAAactatttgaaaaaatggCTGCTTTGGAGTTCAAGGATGCACCATTGGGTAGAATATGTTTGTATTATCTTctgttgaagaagaaagataTTTTGATTAGATTGATCAAACATAAAGAcgataaagaaaagaataaaattattggcTTTATGCAAAAAGATTTTACGCAAGCTTCTAATAGATCTTCAGCATTGAAAAATGCTTATGTGTTATTAGGGTTGCATCGATATTTGGATGCTGCAtactttttcttattaGCAGATGCTCCTAAAGATTGCTGCAGAATACTTGCAGATAAAGTTGATTCTGATCTTGCAGTTGCCGTTGCTAAAGTGTATGGAGTTGAAGATATAGCtgaaaatcaattactGATTTCAAACATGGATTATTTACACGATCCAATTCTTTTGTTGAATAGTGATAACTTTTACAAATCAGAGTTATCGGAGACGCTTATTAGAATTTGCATGATTTACACTAGAATGGGTTGTGATTATATTGCCTTAGagttattgaaaaattggaagtTTGCTGATAAGTAG
- a CDS encoding uncharacterized protein (Putative cysteine sulfinate decarboxylase; transcript positively regulated by Tbf1; Spider biofilm induced): protein MTIESNLESNRSEELDNLLTQLKPRLLAYIDEADPKSSNYKPESLGTFHEPKFLKQQFIDPDNDLDKPCSEEELFETIDKVLKFSVNTWNPGFLDKLYASNNPIGVISDILLSILNTNSHVYTVSPVLSVLENYIGKKYAQLFFHNETCGGLTFSGGSWSNITSLQIARSLKYPDTKVKGNGNYKFALYTSKHCHYSVEKGAILLGLGSENVFKVDVDENGVMDVDSLKQVIEKTKKEGYTPLYINATAGTTVFGSYDPFLEISKVAKEHNIHFHIDGSWGGNVIFSPKYRDRLAGSEYADSITVNPHKMLGIPNTCSFLLLPQVANFQTAMSLKAPYLFHGRESGSDENYDLADGTMGCGRRSDAFKFYLGWLYYGEQGFAKRVEHAYSIMEYFVQSIRSNPNFEIVGPQSPQCLQVCFYYHPATVNKSNTEITRYVSRKLHKLGKYLVDFSPNPVDDTQGEFFRVVFNSPILSDKIVDELIASIISVGKELE from the coding sequence ATgacaattgaatcaaatttagaATCCAATAGATCTGAAGAAttagataatttattaaccCAATTAAAACCTCGGTTACTTGCTTATATTGATGAAGCTGATCCTAAATCATCCAATTATAAACCAGAATCCTTGGGTACTTTCCATGaaccaaaatttttaaagcaacaatttattgatcCCGATAATGATTTAGATAAACCATGcagtgaagaagaattatttgaaactaTTGATAAagtattgaaattttcagtAAATACTTGGAACCCTGGATTTTTAGATAAACTATATGCCTCAAATAATCCTATTGGGGTGATTTCTGATATATTATTGAGTATTTTAAATACCAATTCTCATGTTTATACTGTTTCACCAGTGTTATCAGTGCTTGAAAATTATATTGGTAAAAAATATGCTCAATTATTTTTCCATAATGAAACTTGTGGGGGGTTAACTTTTAGTGGTGGGTCTTGGTCCAATATTACCAGTTTGCAAATTGCCAGATCGTTGAAATATCCTGATACTAAAGTCAAGGGCAATGGTAATTACAAGTTTGCCTTGTATACTAGTAAACATTGTCATTATTCTGTTGAAAAAGGGGCTATCTTATTGGGATTGGGATCAGAAAATGTATTTAaagttgatgttgatgaaaatggtgTAATGGATGTTGATTCTTTGAAACAAGTGATTGAAAAAACCAAGAAAGAAGGCTATACCCCATTATATATTAATGCCACTGCCGGTACTACTGTGTTTGGGTCCTATGATCCATTCTTGGAAATTAGTAAAGTTGCCAAAGAACACAATATCCATTTCCACATTGATGGATCCTGGGGTGGAAATGTTATTTTTTCACCAAAATATAGAGATAGATTAGCCGGAAGCGAATATGCTGATTCCATTACTGTTAATCCCCATAAAATGTTGGGTATTCCAAACACTTGttcatttttgttgttgccTCAAGTGGCCAATTTCCAAACTGCCATGTCATTGAAAGCTCCTTATTTATTCCATGGACGTGAACTGGGTTCTGATGAAAATTATGATCTTGCTGATGGTACAATGGGGTGTGGTAGAAGAAGTGATGCCTTCAAATTTTACTTGGGTTGGTTATATTATGGTGAACAAGGATTCGCCAAACGTGTTGAACATGCTTATTCTATTATGGaatattttgttcaatCAATAAGATCAAATCCTAATTTCGAAATTGTTGGTCCTCAATCACCTCAATGTCTTCAAGTTTGTTTCTATTATCATCCAGCAACTGtgaacaaatcaaatactGAAATAACAAGATATGTCTCGAGAAAATTACATAAATTAGGGAAATATTTAGTTGATTTTAGTCCTAATCCTGTTGATGATACTCAAGGTGAATTTTTCCGTGTGGTGTTCAATTCTCCTATTTTGAGtg